The Bacteroides fragilis NCTC 9343 genome includes the window GAATCTTTGCCGATAGTTTCTATTATTATTCCAGTTTACAATGTTGGTATTTATCTAGAAAAATGTATTAGTAGTTGTTTGGAGCAAACTTATAAGAGATGTGAGATAATATTGGTAGATGATGGATGTACCGATCAATGTACGATTGATATATTACAAAAATATCGTACTTTTAAAGAAATGTTTCTTATAAAACAAGATAATCGGGGGGTGTCAATAGCCAGAGATGTTGGCGTCAAATATTGTCATGGTAAATTCCTTTTCTTCTTAGATGCAGATGATTATATAACTCCCGATGCTATAGAGCTTTTGGTAAATAGCTATAATGCCAATAGTGTTGAAATGGTTATGGCTGCATTAGCTTATGATTATTCTGGTAGATTAATATCTTTACCTTTTGAATATCCACAAGATAAATTAGAAAACAATTTGTCTATTTATTGCTTAATGGATAAGCTCCCAATGTCATTAGGAGGAAAATTAATAAATAAGCAAATGTATTTAACTTTAGAAAACACTCATGATTTAGAAATAGGTGAGGATGCTTTTTTAACTCTACAATTGGTTTCTCGGATAAAATCTATATCCTTTATAGATAAACCGATTTATATATATTGTCAAAGAGAGGGTTCTGTAATGAATAAGCCATCAAAAAAGGCTGTGCTGTCACGTGTTTTATTTGTAAAAAAAGTTCTCTCTTACTTTTCTCCTATCTCATATGTGCAAGATGAAAGGTTCAAATTAGCATTATCAGTTTTTGTCTTAAATCAATATTATGCAATTTTGATAATGGGAGGGGATAAGAAGATGTTGAAAGAACTTACAGTTTTGGCTGAACGATATTGGGAGAATAAAAAAGCTGTAAAATTTTTACCTTATTGGCGACGATTACTTTTATCTATATGTTTCTCTAATATTTCCTTTTTTTCTATAATATTAGTTCGTGTAATATGGGGAGGTAGATATTTTAGACGAATTCTATTAAATGGAGAGTATAAACAAGTATATAGAAAATGACTTATTCGAATATAACATATATCGGTGCATATTCGCTAATTGCATTTTGTAGCGTTATTACTCATACTATCTTACCTATACCCCCTACTGTTATTTTTTTTTGTTTGTCATCTTTATTGGCCTTATGGTGCGTTAAGCGTAATGAATTTAAAATAAAATCGATAAATAGGGTTTCGATATTTCCATTGTTACTTAGTTCATATTTGTTATTA containing:
- a CDS encoding glycosyltransferase family 2 protein, which encodes MLKNNENVLGESLPIVSIIIPVYNVGIYLEKCISSCLEQTYKRCEIILVDDGCTDQCTIDILQKYRTFKEMFLIKQDNRGVSIARDVGVKYCHGKFLFFLDADDYITPDAIELLVNSYNANSVEMVMAALAYDYSGRLISLPFEYPQDKLENNLSIYCLMDKLPMSLGGKLINKQMYLTLENTHDLEIGEDAFLTLQLVSRIKSISFIDKPIYIYCQREGSVMNKPSKKAVLSRVLFVKKVLSYFSPISYVQDERFKLALSVFVLNQYYAILIMGGDKKMLKELTVLAERYWENKKAVKFLPYWRRLLLSICFSNISFFSIILVRVIWGGRYFRRILLNGEYKQVYRK